In Gambusia affinis linkage group LG08, SWU_Gaff_1.0, whole genome shotgun sequence, a single window of DNA contains:
- the zgc:136858 gene encoding pseudouridine-metabolizing bifunctional protein C1861.05 isoform X1, which yields MKDLKRAVQFILSREVRLYQNTARSKDFHFNVHPSVSQAVAQNKPVVALESTIITHGMPYPHNLSTAKEVEAIVRAEGATPATIGVVGGEICVGLSSDQLDRLARSKRPLKVSRRDLPYAVSKGLSGGTTVSATMIAAHRAGIPVFVTGGIGGVHRDGQNSLDISADLTELGRTPIAVVSAGVKSILDIGRTLEFLETQGVCVATYGESKDFPAFFTPNSGFTSACSVRNPSEAAELIASALSLGLQSGLLIAVPIPEEHAAAGHQIQEAVQTAVTAVSSEGITGRDVTPFILQKVNELTQGKSLQANIALIHNNAKVGSQIACALSKQMSEKRSKSQAQHPGKPPNDSEVVVIGGINVDFIAKGKTKTLLFGQTNPGSVCQSFGGVGRNIADSLSRLEKTPLFISATGADANSDAVFNHCKHLNTSGVARLEKQNTATYCAVINDNGELSLGLGDMDIHQQITEHYVSQFEKQISSATLVCLDGNIPVSTINYVCSLAGKHNLNIWYEPTDAEKACKPFFSDAWKSLSYSSPNLAELCMMNKTLGLPVPEELPTSLEEILTVAVALSRPLLENLHCLVVTLGPDGVLLCGQHEAGSVDLQPRKPKEAAALCATLPSIDRDSRGDNECVRSRRQFGRCFNGRDSSEKRHRQLRSHGPPGGEDVPVITTSHLTNTHLRLCGSWQSPGAKMAHAGLSLARLRFQFKSFPCVFFFFMSHNYYLRNCYKV from the exons ATGAAGGACCTGAAGAGAGCCGTCCAGTTCATCCTCAGCAGAGAAGTGAGGCTCTATCAAAACACTGCGAGGAGCAAAG ATTTCCACTTCAACGTTCATCCGTCTGTGTCTCAGGCTGTGGCACAAAACAAGCCTGTGGTCGCACTAGAGAGTACAATTATCACCCACGGCATGCCCTACCCACACAACCTGAG cACTGCAAAGGAGGTTGAGGCCATTGTGCGAGCCGAAGGAGCCACTCCTGCCACGATCGGCGTCGTTGGAGGGGAAATCTGTGTCGGATTGTCGTCAGACCAGCTCGACCGTCTCGCTCGGTCCAAACGTCCCCTGAAGGTGTCTCGACGGGATCTGCCATATGCTGTCAGCAAA GGTCTCTCCGGGGGAACAACGGTCTCAGCCACAATGATTGCAGCACACAGAGCTGGGATCCCTGTTTTCGTCACAGGAGGCATCGGAGGAGTTCACAGAGATGGACAGAACA GTCTGGACATCAGTGCAGATCTAACAGAGCTTGGCAGAACTCCCATCGCTGTCGTCTCTGCCGGAGTCAAGTCCATCCTGGACATCGGCCGCACCCTGGAGTTCCTT GAGACACAAGGTGTGTGTGTTGCAACTTATGGTGAATCTAAAGATTTCCCAGCGTTCTTCACTCCAAACAGTGGATTCACCTCTGCGTGTAGTGTCCGCAATCCTAGCGAGGCTGCAGAACTTATTG CAAGCGCTTTGTCTCTGGGTCTTCAAAGTGGCCTCCTGATAGCAGTCCCCATCCCAGAGGAGCATGCAGCCGCTGGCCATCAGATACAGGAAGCCGTGCAAACTGCAGTGACAGCAGTCAG TTCTGAAGGTATCACAGGCAGAGACGTGACTCCGTTTATTCTTCAAAAGGTCAACGAGTTGACTCAAGGAAAGTCCCTCCAGGCCA ACATTGCTCTCATTCACAACAATGCTAAAGTCGGCAGTCAGATAGCCTGTGCATTGTCAAAGCAGATGAGTGAAAAACGATCAAAAAGTCAAGCTCAGCATCCTGGAAAACCCCCAAATGACTCAGAAGTT GTTGTAATAGGAGgaataaatgttgattttattgccaaagggaaaacaaaaacacttctt TTTGGACAGACAAACCCAGGAAGCGTCTGTCAGTCGTTTGGGGGCGTTGGACGGAACATCGCTG ACTCTCTGAGTAGATTAGAAAAGACGCCGCTGTTCATCTCCGCCACTGGAGCTGATGCAAACAGTGATGCCGTTTTTAACCACTGCAAACATTTG AACACAAGTGGTGTGGCCAGGCTGGAAAAGCAGAACACAGCAACGTACTGCGCTGTTATCAACGACAATGGGGAACTGAGTCTTGGCTTGGGAGACATGGACATTCATCAGCAAATTACAGAACACTAT GTTTCACagtttgaaaaacagatttcatcTGCCACACTTGTGTGCCTTGATGGAAACATCCCCGTCTCCACCATCAACTATGTCTGTTCTCTTGCTGGAAAGCACAACTTAAACA TTTGGTATGAACCAACAGATGCAGAAAAGGCTTGTAAGCCTTTCTTCTCAGATGCTTGGAAGTCTTTGTCCTATTCGTCTCCAAACCTGGCAGAATTGTGCATGATGAACAAAACTCTGGGTCTCCCAGTTCCTGAAG AGCTGCCTACCTCTCTTGAGGAGATCCTGACGGTTGCCGTGGCTCTCTCACGCCCTCTTCTGGAGAATCTTCACTGTCTGGTGGTGACTCTCGGGCCTGATGGTGTGCTGCTGTGTGGCCAGCACGAAGCAGGCTCAGTTGACCTGCAGCCAAGGAAACCAAAAG AAGCGGCAGCTTTGTGCGCTACACTACCCAGCATTGACCGTGACTCCAGAGGAGACAATGAATGTGTCAGGAGCAGGAGACAG TTTGGCAGGTGCTTTAATGGCAGGGATTCTTCAGAAAAAAGACACAGACAGCTGCGTTCGCATGGGCCTCCTGGCGGCGAGGATGTCCCTGTCATCACCACATCCCATCTCACCAACACTCACCTTAGACTCTGTGGATCCTGGCAAAGTCCAGGCGCCAAAATGGCCCACGCCGGGCTTAGTTTGGCTCGATTGAGATTTcaatttaagagttttccttgtgtttttttttttttcatgtcgcACAATTATTATTTAAGGAACTGTTATAAAGTTTGA
- the zgc:136858 gene encoding pseudouridine-metabolizing bifunctional protein C1861.05 isoform X2 has translation MKDLKRAVQFILSREVRLYQNTARSKDFHFNVHPSVSQAVAQNKPVVALESTIITHGMPYPHNLSTAKEVEAIVRAEGATPATIGVVGGEICVGLSSDQLDRLARSKRPLKVSRRDLPYAVSKGLSGGTTVSATMIAAHRAGIPVFVTGGIGGVHRDGQNSLDISADLTELGRTPIAVVSAGVKSILDIGRTLEFLETQGVCVATYGESKDFPAFFTPNSGFTSACSVRNPSEAAELIASALSLGLQSGLLIAVPIPEEHAAAGHQIQEAVQTAVTAVSSEGITGRDVTPFILQKVNELTQGKSLQANIALIHNNAKVGSQIACALSKQMSEKRSKSQAQHPGKPPNDSEVVVIGGINVDFIAKGKTKTLLFGQTNPGSVCQSFGGVGRNIADSLSRLEKTPLFISATGADANSDAVFNHCKHLNTSGVARLEKQNTATYCAVINDNGELSLGLGDMDIHQQITEHYVSQFEKQISSATLVCLDGNIPVSTINYVCSLAGKHNLNIWYEPTDAEKACKPFFSDAWKSLSYSSPNLAELCMMNKTLGLPVPEELPTSLEEILTVAVALSRPLLENLHCLVVTLGPDGVLLCGQHEAGSVDLQPRKPKGKRQLCALHYPALTVTPEETMNVSGAGDSLAGALMAGILQKKDTDSCVRMGLLAARMSLSSPHPISPTLTLDSVDPGKVQAPKWPTPGLVWLD, from the exons ATGAAGGACCTGAAGAGAGCCGTCCAGTTCATCCTCAGCAGAGAAGTGAGGCTCTATCAAAACACTGCGAGGAGCAAAG ATTTCCACTTCAACGTTCATCCGTCTGTGTCTCAGGCTGTGGCACAAAACAAGCCTGTGGTCGCACTAGAGAGTACAATTATCACCCACGGCATGCCCTACCCACACAACCTGAG cACTGCAAAGGAGGTTGAGGCCATTGTGCGAGCCGAAGGAGCCACTCCTGCCACGATCGGCGTCGTTGGAGGGGAAATCTGTGTCGGATTGTCGTCAGACCAGCTCGACCGTCTCGCTCGGTCCAAACGTCCCCTGAAGGTGTCTCGACGGGATCTGCCATATGCTGTCAGCAAA GGTCTCTCCGGGGGAACAACGGTCTCAGCCACAATGATTGCAGCACACAGAGCTGGGATCCCTGTTTTCGTCACAGGAGGCATCGGAGGAGTTCACAGAGATGGACAGAACA GTCTGGACATCAGTGCAGATCTAACAGAGCTTGGCAGAACTCCCATCGCTGTCGTCTCTGCCGGAGTCAAGTCCATCCTGGACATCGGCCGCACCCTGGAGTTCCTT GAGACACAAGGTGTGTGTGTTGCAACTTATGGTGAATCTAAAGATTTCCCAGCGTTCTTCACTCCAAACAGTGGATTCACCTCTGCGTGTAGTGTCCGCAATCCTAGCGAGGCTGCAGAACTTATTG CAAGCGCTTTGTCTCTGGGTCTTCAAAGTGGCCTCCTGATAGCAGTCCCCATCCCAGAGGAGCATGCAGCCGCTGGCCATCAGATACAGGAAGCCGTGCAAACTGCAGTGACAGCAGTCAG TTCTGAAGGTATCACAGGCAGAGACGTGACTCCGTTTATTCTTCAAAAGGTCAACGAGTTGACTCAAGGAAAGTCCCTCCAGGCCA ACATTGCTCTCATTCACAACAATGCTAAAGTCGGCAGTCAGATAGCCTGTGCATTGTCAAAGCAGATGAGTGAAAAACGATCAAAAAGTCAAGCTCAGCATCCTGGAAAACCCCCAAATGACTCAGAAGTT GTTGTAATAGGAGgaataaatgttgattttattgccaaagggaaaacaaaaacacttctt TTTGGACAGACAAACCCAGGAAGCGTCTGTCAGTCGTTTGGGGGCGTTGGACGGAACATCGCTG ACTCTCTGAGTAGATTAGAAAAGACGCCGCTGTTCATCTCCGCCACTGGAGCTGATGCAAACAGTGATGCCGTTTTTAACCACTGCAAACATTTG AACACAAGTGGTGTGGCCAGGCTGGAAAAGCAGAACACAGCAACGTACTGCGCTGTTATCAACGACAATGGGGAACTGAGTCTTGGCTTGGGAGACATGGACATTCATCAGCAAATTACAGAACACTAT GTTTCACagtttgaaaaacagatttcatcTGCCACACTTGTGTGCCTTGATGGAAACATCCCCGTCTCCACCATCAACTATGTCTGTTCTCTTGCTGGAAAGCACAACTTAAACA TTTGGTATGAACCAACAGATGCAGAAAAGGCTTGTAAGCCTTTCTTCTCAGATGCTTGGAAGTCTTTGTCCTATTCGTCTCCAAACCTGGCAGAATTGTGCATGATGAACAAAACTCTGGGTCTCCCAGTTCCTGAAG AGCTGCCTACCTCTCTTGAGGAGATCCTGACGGTTGCCGTGGCTCTCTCACGCCCTCTTCTGGAGAATCTTCACTGTCTGGTGGTGACTCTCGGGCCTGATGGTGTGCTGCTGTGTGGCCAGCACGAAGCAGGCTCAGTTGACCTGCAGCCAAGGAAACCAAAAGGT AAGCGGCAGCTTTGTGCGCTACACTACCCAGCATTGACCGTGACTCCAGAGGAGACAATGAATGTGTCAGGAGCAGGAGACAG TTTGGCAGGTGCTTTAATGGCAGGGATTCTTCAGAAAAAAGACACAGACAGCTGCGTTCGCATGGGCCTCCTGGCGGCGAGGATGTCCCTGTCATCACCACATCCCATCTCACCAACACTCACCTTAGACTCTGTGGATCCTGGCAAAGTCCAGGCGCCAAAATGGCCCACGCCGGGCTTAGTTTGGCTCGATTGA